A single genomic interval of Adhaeribacter pallidiroseus harbors:
- a CDS encoding class I SAM-dependent methyltransferase: MELRNPAAFNRSVWFYDKLAHFIFRGAIRQSQVGLLSFIPAQASVLLIGGGTGWILQDLAQLQLPLEITYLEASPGMLAQARRVAEQLPTHFLKIYFRPGTEATLKPDESFEVIFTPFVLDLYPEEQVWRMIQQLYAYLKPGGLWLLADFMIAPEQKGWSRWWQLKLAHLMYTFFGWVEGLTTTRLPDLRRLFRHLPVTWQHRQTYYKNFIQSHVFQKPRT, translated from the coding sequence GTGGAACTACGTAACCCCGCCGCTTTCAACCGATCGGTATGGTTTTATGATAAGCTGGCTCACTTTATTTTCCGGGGCGCCATCCGGCAATCCCAGGTTGGGCTGCTTTCTTTTATACCGGCCCAAGCCTCGGTTTTACTGATAGGGGGAGGTACCGGCTGGATTCTGCAGGACCTGGCGCAGCTTCAGTTGCCTTTAGAAATTACCTACCTGGAAGCCTCGCCGGGTATGCTGGCCCAGGCCCGCCGGGTAGCCGAACAGCTGCCAACCCATTTTTTAAAAATTTACTTTCGGCCAGGCACCGAAGCTACCTTAAAACCCGATGAAAGCTTTGAAGTAATTTTTACCCCCTTCGTGCTGGATCTTTACCCCGAGGAGCAGGTCTGGCGAATGATCCAACAATTATACGCTTATTTAAAGCCGGGTGGTTTATGGTTATTGGCTGATTTTATGATAGCGCCCGAGCAAAAAGGTTGGTCTAGGTGGTGGCAGTTAAAACTCGCGCACCTGATGTACACTTTCTTTGGTTGGGTAGAAGGCCTTACTACCACCCGTTTACCCGACCTCCGGCGTTTATTCCGGCACTTACCCGTAACATGGCAACACCGCCAGACTTATTATAAAAATTTTATTCAAAGCCACGTTTTTCAAAAACCCCGGACTTAA
- a CDS encoding cytochrome c, whose translation MAKKVLKWLGISIGSFVLLLLVAYAFIYFKTESRINKRYTVAVQKIAVTQDSAALVQGAHLVQIKGCRDCHGADLGGKVFLDDPQLGRIVAANLTQGKGGIMREYTKADLTRALKHGVRKDGKSALLMPSYEYNSLTVEDLGALMSYIKSLRPIDRELPKHEIKPLLRVLTAFDKFPLLPAEKIDHRKQSLQTVNSEISANYGQYIAVGCVGCHRENYKGGEPLVPGSPVVPNITKTGNIGKWTEAEFINTLRTGKTPEGKQMDPRNMPWTMTKEFSDTEIKSVYLFLKNLPAEG comes from the coding sequence ATGGCAAAGAAAGTACTTAAATGGCTGGGAATTAGCATTGGTTCCTTCGTTTTATTATTGTTAGTAGCTTACGCGTTTATTTATTTTAAAACCGAAAGCCGGATAAATAAACGGTATACGGTAGCGGTGCAGAAAATTGCCGTCACCCAGGATTCTGCCGCTTTAGTGCAAGGGGCCCACCTGGTGCAAATTAAAGGTTGCCGCGATTGCCACGGCGCTGATTTAGGCGGCAAAGTTTTTCTTGATGATCCGCAGTTAGGCCGGATTGTGGCCGCTAATCTAACGCAAGGCAAAGGTGGTATTATGCGCGAGTACACTAAAGCCGACTTAACCCGGGCTTTAAAGCACGGCGTACGAAAAGATGGTAAATCAGCTTTGCTTATGCCATCCTACGAATACAACTCGCTTACGGTGGAGGATTTAGGAGCATTAATGTCTTATATTAAAAGTTTGCGACCCATAGACCGGGAATTACCTAAACATGAAATTAAACCTTTATTACGCGTTTTAACCGCCTTTGATAAGTTTCCATTATTACCCGCCGAAAAAATAGACCATCGGAAGCAAAGCCTGCAAACGGTTAATTCCGAGATATCGGCTAATTATGGTCAGTACATCGCCGTAGGTTGCGTTGGCTGCCATCGCGAGAATTACAAGGGGGGAGAACCCTTAGTGCCCGGATCGCCGGTGGTGCCTAATATCACCAAAACAGGCAATATTGGTAAATGGACCGAAGCCGAATTTATTAATACCTTACGCACCGGTAAAACTCCCGAAGGAAAGCAAATGGACCCCCGAAACATGCCCTGGACCATGACCAAAGAATTCAGCGATACCGAAATAAAATCGGTTTACTTATTTTTAAAAAACTTGCCGGCCGAAGGGTAA